Proteins found in one bacterium genomic segment:
- the carA gene encoding glutamine-hydrolyzing carbamoyl-phosphate synthase small subunit: MRARLALEDGTVLTGRAIGARGWAGGEVVFTTAMTGYEEVLSDPSYNGQIVTMAYPLIGNYGVSGEAWESFRPHVEGFVVGEAADLPHHWQAESTLAATLARWEIPGIAGVDTRFLVRHLRSQGLKRGLVSTEEDVPDADLVARARALPDISTLDLVGEVSTPSVRHLPGPGPRLALLDCGVKAGIIDGLRKRGCDVWVLPHRTTAEEVLDLSPAGLVLSPGPGDPQTLPHEVEQVRRLWGRLPMFGICLGHQIIGRAAGADTFKLPYGHRGSNHPVKDLVTGRVCVTTQNHGYAVDDASVGGTELAVTHRNLNDGTVEGLRHPRLPIMTVQYHPEGRPGPLDSAYLFDAWMEMLESAAVMP, from the coding sequence ATGCGGGCACGACTCGCGCTCGAGGACGGCACGGTGCTCACGGGCCGCGCCATCGGCGCCCGGGGGTGGGCCGGCGGCGAAGTCGTCTTCACGACGGCGATGACGGGGTACGAAGAAGTGTTGTCCGACCCGTCCTACAACGGCCAGATCGTGACGATGGCGTACCCCTTGATCGGCAATTACGGCGTGAGCGGTGAGGCGTGGGAGTCGTTCCGCCCGCACGTCGAGGGCTTCGTTGTCGGCGAGGCCGCGGATCTGCCGCACCACTGGCAGGCCGAGAGCACGCTCGCCGCCACGCTCGCCCGCTGGGAGATTCCGGGGATCGCCGGTGTCGACACGCGGTTCTTGGTCCGCCACCTGCGCTCGCAGGGTCTCAAACGCGGCCTCGTCTCCACCGAAGAGGACGTGCCCGATGCGGACCTCGTCGCGCGGGCGCGGGCCCTGCCGGACATCAGCACGCTCGATCTGGTGGGAGAGGTGTCGACCCCCTCGGTCCGTCATCTGCCCGGGCCCGGGCCGCGGCTCGCCCTGCTGGACTGCGGGGTGAAGGCCGGGATCATCGACGGCTTGAGAAAGCGCGGGTGCGACGTGTGGGTCCTCCCGCACCGGACCACGGCCGAGGAGGTGCTCGATCTCTCGCCGGCCGGCCTCGTGCTCTCGCCGGGCCCCGGCGATCCCCAGACGCTGCCCCACGAGGTCGAGCAGGTACGGCGCCTGTGGGGACGCCTGCCGATGTTCGGCATCTGCCTCGGCCATCAGATCATCGGCCGGGCCGCGGGCGCCGATACATTCAAACTGCCCTACGGACACCGCGGCAGCAACCATCCCGTGAAGGATCTCGTGACCGGCCGCGTGTGCGTCACCACGCAGAACCACGGGTACGCGGTCGACGACGCGTCGGTCGGCGGGACGGAACTGGCCGTCACCCACCGCAACCTGAACGACGGGACGGTGGAGGGCCTCCGCCATCCGCGCCTGCCCATCATGACCGTCCAGTATCATCCCGAAGGCCGGCCCGGTCCGCTCGATTCGGCCTATCTGTTCGATGCCTGGATGGAGATGCTCGAATCCGCCGCCGTGATGCCCTGA